In Halogeometricum sp. S1BR25-6, a single genomic region encodes these proteins:
- a CDS encoding LysE family translocator, producing the protein MNAIIAEESVLHGWLSGFKAGLGAMTADAIFFVLAALGVVAFVEEFPTLRAAMVGVGGVLMLYFAYGAAQDVRSSFRPADAGVEGASGGDAAVDADADRTAATGFTKAFVLALTNPYQILFWLTIGVGLLDPGTLDVLAETPYVGARLAGLLVVETGSPALVVGFFGGILVWVTGFPAALVGAERRVNSLAPVVAGASALVLAGFGVLFLSQAAGAFLS; encoded by the coding sequence ATGAACGCCATCATCGCCGAGGAGAGCGTCCTCCACGGCTGGCTCTCGGGGTTCAAAGCCGGACTCGGGGCGATGACCGCCGACGCCATCTTCTTCGTCCTCGCCGCCCTCGGCGTCGTCGCGTTCGTCGAGGAGTTCCCGACGCTCCGCGCGGCGATGGTCGGCGTCGGCGGCGTCCTGATGCTGTACTTCGCCTACGGGGCCGCACAGGACGTTCGGTCGTCGTTCCGGCCCGCGGACGCCGGCGTCGAGGGTGCCAGCGGCGGCGACGCCGCGGTCGACGCCGACGCCGACCGCACGGCCGCCACGGGGTTCACCAAGGCGTTCGTCCTCGCGTTGACGAACCCCTACCAGATACTGTTCTGGCTCACCATCGGCGTCGGTCTGCTCGACCCCGGAACGCTGGACGTGTTGGCGGAGACGCCGTACGTCGGCGCGCGACTGGCCGGCCTCCTCGTCGTCGAGACCGGTTCCCCCGCCCTCGTCGTCGGCTTCTTCGGCGGCATCCTCGTCTGGGTGACGGGCTTTCCGGCCGCCCTCGTCGGCGCGGAACGGCGGGTGAACTCGCTGGCCCCCGTCGTCGCCGGCGCGAGCGCCCTCGTCCTCGCGGGGTTCGGCGTTCTCTTCCTCTCGCAGGCGGCCGGCGCGTTCCTGAGTTGA
- a CDS encoding S9 family peptidase gives MPTHDIERYLNVRSAYGVSFAPDGERLSFLMDTTGVPQVWTVDGPGAWPEQRTFYDERVTFASWSPENPELVFGMDEGGNERQQLLRYNPVSGGVTDLTGTPDAKHRWGGWSNDGQRFAFTSNRRDESVFDVYVQGRGETGDAAELVREGDGWLTVGGWSPDDSKLIVSEAYSNFDQDVSVLDVGTGEMTHLTPHEGTVRFQSASWGPDGENLYLVSDRESDTLDLWRVNVDSGEFSLVAEDDEWEIEGVAVDQESRRVVYSTNVDGYTELAVGELTGRDRIDEHAVPDLPRGVAGGVSFSPDGDRFAVTLTRSSDTTNVYVVDAKTGESEQWTHAATAGIPRDTFVEPELVRFPTFDGREIPAFFSLPSTDHGDGETPVIVDIHGGPESQRRPSFNAVKQYFLANGYAVFEPNVRGSAGYGKAYGHLDDVENRMDSVADIEAGVEWLHDHPAVDPDRIVAMGGSYGGFMVLAAMTEYPDLWAAGVDIVGIANFVTFLENTGDWRRELREAEYGSLADDREFLESISPINNVERIRAPLFVLHGENDPRVPVGEAHQVVEKAGEHVPVRELIFADEGHGFTKRENRIEAYEAIVGFLDEHV, from the coding sequence ATGCCGACCCACGACATCGAGCGATACCTGAACGTTCGGAGCGCCTACGGCGTCTCCTTCGCCCCCGACGGCGAACGACTCTCCTTTCTCATGGACACCACCGGCGTCCCGCAGGTGTGGACCGTCGACGGTCCCGGCGCGTGGCCCGAACAACGGACGTTCTACGACGAGCGCGTGACGTTCGCCTCGTGGTCGCCGGAGAACCCCGAACTCGTCTTCGGGATGGACGAGGGCGGCAACGAACGTCAGCAACTCCTCCGCTACAACCCCGTCAGCGGCGGCGTCACCGACCTCACCGGCACGCCCGACGCCAAGCACCGCTGGGGCGGGTGGAGCAACGACGGTCAGCGGTTCGCGTTCACCTCGAATCGAAGGGACGAGTCCGTGTTCGACGTCTACGTGCAGGGCCGCGGGGAGACGGGCGACGCGGCCGAACTCGTCCGCGAGGGCGACGGGTGGCTGACGGTCGGCGGATGGTCGCCGGACGACTCGAAGCTCATCGTCTCGGAGGCGTACTCGAACTTCGACCAGGACGTATCAGTGCTCGACGTCGGAACGGGCGAGATGACCCACCTCACGCCGCACGAGGGGACGGTCCGCTTTCAGAGCGCCTCGTGGGGACCGGACGGGGAGAACCTGTATCTCGTCTCCGACCGCGAGAGCGACACGCTCGACCTCTGGCGCGTGAACGTCGACTCCGGCGAGTTCTCCTTGGTCGCCGAGGACGACGAGTGGGAGATAGAGGGCGTCGCCGTCGACCAGGAGTCCCGGCGTGTCGTCTACTCGACCAACGTCGACGGCTACACCGAACTCGCCGTCGGCGAACTGACGGGACGGGACCGAATCGACGAGCACGCCGTCCCGGACCTGCCGCGCGGCGTCGCCGGCGGCGTCTCCTTCTCCCCCGACGGCGACCGCTTCGCCGTCACGCTGACCAGAAGCTCCGACACGACGAACGTCTACGTCGTGGACGCGAAGACGGGCGAGTCCGAGCAGTGGACGCACGCGGCCACCGCGGGCATCCCGCGCGACACGTTCGTCGAACCCGAACTCGTCCGCTTCCCGACGTTCGACGGCCGGGAGATTCCGGCGTTCTTCTCGCTGCCGAGCACGGACCACGGCGACGGCGAGACGCCGGTCATCGTCGACATCCACGGCGGCCCCGAGTCCCAGCGTCGGCCCTCGTTCAACGCCGTCAAGCAGTACTTCCTCGCCAACGGCTACGCCGTCTTCGAACCGAACGTGCGCGGGTCGGCGGGCTACGGCAAGGCGTACGGCCACCTCGACGACGTGGAGAATCGGATGGACTCCGTCGCCGATATCGAGGCCGGCGTCGAGTGGCTCCACGACCACCCGGCGGTCGACCCCGACAGAATCGTCGCCATGGGTGGCTCCTACGGCGGGTTCATGGTGCTCGCGGCGATGACGGAGTACCCCGACCTGTGGGCCGCCGGCGTCGACATCGTCGGCATCGCCAACTTCGTCACCTTCCTCGAGAACACCGGCGACTGGCGTCGCGAACTCCGTGAAGCGGAGTACGGCTCCTTGGCGGACGACCGCGAGTTCCTCGAATCCATCTCGCCCATCAACAACGTCGAGCGCATCCGCGCCCCGCTGTTCGTCCTCCACGGTGAGAACGACCCGCGCGTGCCCGTCGGGGAGGCGCACCAAGTCGTCGAGAAGGCGGGCGAACACGTCCCCGTCCGCGAACTCATCTTCGCCGACGAGGGACACGGATTTACCAAACGCGAGAACCGAATCGAGGCGTACGAGGCCATCGTCGGATTTCTGGACGAACACGTCTGA
- a CDS encoding threonine synthase has product MDTSETFLGLACAETGERYDADATGESDAGAHLVPTYDYDAVDWADGGLSDRPTDTMWRYADLLPFDSPLTAKEGGTPLVSSEELADELGVGSLGIKDEGRNPTGTILDRGLSPAVTAAREAGAELVALASAGNAGQSAASYASMADIRSYSFVPSRAPFSNKAMVNVHGGEMRVVGGRYPDAEDGLHEQLKSEWFTLQEFDNPYRHDGIKTLAFEVAESREWDVPDAVVVPASTGEVVAGVFEGFRELRELGLIGEVPALYAAQASGCAPIHAAHERGDGDVEAWEHPDTIVGELEIPDPKGGAAALNAVESAGGDVLALHDEDILESAVVAAQTAGVEVGTAGGAATAAAWRLAEDGILGSDDDVVVVNTESGTKTADVLRSHLMGQGI; this is encoded by the coding sequence ATGGACACGAGCGAGACGTTTCTCGGATTAGCGTGCGCCGAGACGGGCGAGCGGTACGACGCGGACGCGACAGGCGAGAGCGACGCCGGCGCGCACCTCGTGCCGACGTACGACTACGACGCCGTCGACTGGGCGGACGGGGGTCTCTCGGACCGGCCGACGGACACGATGTGGCGCTACGCCGACCTGCTTCCCTTCGATTCGCCGTTGACGGCGAAGGAGGGCGGGACGCCGCTCGTCTCCTCGGAGGAACTCGCCGACGAACTCGGCGTCGGGTCGCTCGGAATCAAAGACGAGGGCCGCAACCCCACGGGGACGATTCTGGATAGGGGTCTCTCGCCGGCCGTCACCGCCGCGCGCGAGGCGGGCGCCGAGTTGGTCGCCCTCGCATCGGCGGGCAACGCCGGGCAGTCGGCGGCGTCGTACGCGAGCATGGCCGACATCCGGTCGTACTCGTTCGTCCCCTCGCGCGCGCCGTTCTCGAACAAGGCGATGGTGAACGTCCACGGCGGCGAGATGCGCGTGGTCGGCGGCCGCTACCCCGACGCCGAGGACGGCCTGCACGAGCAGTTGAAATCCGAGTGGTTCACCCTCCAAGAGTTCGACAACCCCTACCGCCACGACGGCATCAAGACGCTCGCGTTCGAGGTGGCCGAGTCGCGGGAGTGGGACGTACCGGACGCCGTCGTCGTCCCCGCGAGCACCGGCGAAGTCGTCGCCGGCGTCTTCGAGGGGTTCCGGGAACTCCGCGAACTCGGCCTGATAGGCGAGGTGCCGGCGCTCTACGCCGCGCAGGCGTCGGGATGCGCCCCCATCCACGCCGCCCACGAACGCGGCGACGGCGACGTCGAGGCGTGGGAGCACCCGGACACCATCGTCGGCGAACTGGAGATTCCCGACCCGAAGGGCGGCGCGGCGGCCTTGAATGCGGTCGAGTCCGCCGGCGGCGACGTACTCGCCCTCCACGACGAGGACATCCTCGAATCGGCCGTCGTCGCCGCGCAGACGGCCGGCGTCGAAGTCGGTACCGCGGGCGGGGCGGCGACGGCGGCGGCGTGGCGACTCGCCGAGGACGGCATCCTCGGGTCGGACGACGACGTGGTCGTGGTCAACACAGAGTCGGGGACGAAGACGGCCGACGTCCTGCGGAGTCACCTGATGGGACAGGGTATCTGA
- a CDS encoding glycosyltransferase family 4 protein, with translation MRVAFVSMYTAQLRADGATRRLRRVAEHLAARDHEVSVLCAKWWEGEVSAFEQHGVEYVAVTEAPSSGTFASKLPFALRRVNPDVIHAANSPPTQVSGAKTGARLLRVPVIVDWWAEREGDSTGGCRRAARGADRVTAPSQMVKTDVREYGAAEDAVSVVPESVDFDLIRSAETDDRADLLYARPLDEHANVESFFLALAELRDREWRAAVVGDGPERDAAERTAAELRIDDRVTFLGDLPPEEFVPLMKGAHVFAQTAAVEPFANDLLWALACGCVGVVEYQARSSAHELVVDCDRGARVTSPQELADEITAAANYSRESINEAFAGYDHDDVIRRYEAVYEDAIDGYGWF, from the coding sequence ATGCGAGTCGCGTTCGTCTCGATGTACACCGCCCAACTCCGAGCGGACGGCGCGACGAGGCGACTGCGGCGGGTGGCCGAGCACCTCGCCGCGCGCGACCACGAGGTGTCGGTGCTCTGTGCGAAGTGGTGGGAGGGGGAGGTGTCCGCCTTCGAACAGCACGGCGTGGAGTACGTCGCCGTCACGGAGGCGCCCTCGTCGGGGACGTTCGCCTCGAAACTCCCGTTTGCCCTCCGCCGGGTCAACCCCGACGTGATACACGCAGCCAACAGTCCGCCCACGCAGGTGTCCGGCGCGAAGACGGGGGCGCGACTCCTCCGGGTTCCCGTCATCGTCGACTGGTGGGCCGAACGCGAGGGCGACTCCACCGGCGGATGTAGGCGTGCGGCCCGCGGGGCTGACCGCGTTACGGCTCCGTCGCAGATGGTCAAAACCGACGTGCGAGAGTACGGTGCCGCCGAGGACGCCGTCTCGGTCGTCCCCGAGTCCGTCGACTTCGACCTGATTCGGAGCGCGGAGACGGACGACCGGGCCGACCTGCTCTACGCGCGGCCCCTCGACGAGCACGCGAACGTGGAGTCGTTCTTCCTCGCCCTCGCGGAACTCCGGGACAGAGAGTGGCGCGCGGCCGTCGTCGGCGACGGCCCCGAACGCGACGCCGCCGAGCGGACGGCCGCGGAACTCCGCATCGACGACCGGGTGACGTTTCTCGGCGACCTGCCCCCCGAGGAGTTCGTCCCCCTGATGAAGGGCGCGCACGTCTTCGCGCAGACGGCCGCCGTCGAACCGTTCGCGAACGACCTCTTGTGGGCGCTAGCCTGCGGGTGCGTCGGCGTCGTCGAGTACCAGGCCCGCTCCAGCGCCCACGAACTCGTCGTCGACTGCGACCGCGGCGCGCGCGTCACGAGTCCGCAGGAGTTGGCCGACGAGATAACGGCCGCCGCGAACTACTCCCGGGAGTCGATAAACGAGGCGTTCGCCGGCTACGACCACGACGACGTGATTCGCCGCTACGAGGCGGTCTACGAGGATGCGATAGACGGTTACGGCTGGTTCTAG
- a CDS encoding metal-dependent transcriptional regulator: MLSDVMEDYLKAIYQIQSTSGAPVATSAVAEYLGKTPPTVTSMLGKLEERGLLDREKYKGVELTEEGETVALEVLRHHRLLEAYLAEHLDYSWSEVHDEADALEHHISEEFERRVAEILGDPTVDPHGDPIPTADLAPIDHEEADTLRDHDVGDRVVVTRVSDRDEEELEYLEEAGVLPGTRLEVVDVAPFGMVTVRTEGGDEQSLPESVAASIRVRPFEADPTGGETNGTGDDTDGTNGEVPTT, encoded by the coding sequence ATGCTGAGCGACGTGATGGAGGACTATCTGAAGGCCATCTACCAGATTCAGTCGACGTCGGGCGCGCCCGTCGCCACCTCCGCCGTCGCGGAGTACCTCGGGAAGACCCCGCCAACGGTGACGAGCATGCTCGGGAAACTCGAAGAGCGGGGCCTCCTCGACCGGGAGAAGTACAAGGGCGTCGAACTGACCGAAGAGGGCGAGACGGTGGCGCTCGAAGTGCTCCGGCACCACCGCCTGCTCGAAGCCTACCTCGCCGAGCACCTCGACTACTCGTGGAGCGAGGTCCACGACGAGGCCGACGCCCTCGAACACCACATCTCCGAGGAGTTCGAGCGCCGCGTCGCCGAGATTCTCGGGGACCCGACGGTCGACCCCCACGGCGACCCCATCCCGACGGCCGACCTCGCGCCCATCGACCACGAGGAGGCGGACACCCTGCGCGACCACGACGTCGGCGACAGGGTGGTCGTCACCCGCGTCAGCGACCGCGACGAGGAGGAACTGGAGTACCTGGAGGAGGCGGGCGTGCTTCCGGGGACGCGACTCGAAGTCGTCGACGTCGCCCCCTTCGGGATGGTCACCGTCCGGACGGAGGGCGGCGACGAGCAGAGTCTCCCCGAGTCCGTCGCCGCGTCCATCCGGGTGCGCCCGTTCGAGGCCGACCCGACGGGCGGCGAGACGAACGGGACGGGCGACGACACCGACGGAACTAACGGCGAGGTGCCGACGACGTGA
- a CDS encoding plastocyanin/azurin family copper-binding protein, with protein MTDGNAEMSRRAFLATAAGTTAAAGAAGTAAAQETGTSTGTGSGGGGSGTGTGSGGGTGTSGGGGGGGGGGGTETVAVGPNGDFVFTPGTSEALQILPGTTVEFVWESDNHNIVADSQPEGANWSGHEPIENSGFTYSHTFGTLGTYEYYCQPHQSAGMVGTIEVVESISTPAPSSVPSVPDSAKTLGIATTFAMVATMGLAFFFLKYGGDYEFDEE; from the coding sequence ATGACTGACGGCAACGCGGAGATGTCCCGCCGGGCCTTCCTCGCGACTGCGGCCGGGACGACGGCGGCCGCGGGTGCGGCGGGAACCGCCGCGGCGCAGGAGACGGGTACGAGCACCGGCACCGGTTCCGGAGGCGGCGGTTCCGGCACCGGTACCGGAAGCGGCGGCGGCACCGGTACCAGCGGAGGCGGTGGCGGCGGTGGCGGCGGCGGCGGGACCGAAACCGTCGCCGTCGGTCCGAACGGCGACTTCGTCTTCACGCCGGGGACCAGCGAGGCGCTCCAGATTCTCCCCGGGACGACGGTGGAGTTCGTCTGGGAGTCCGACAACCACAACATCGTCGCCGACAGCCAACCCGAAGGGGCGAACTGGAGCGGTCACGAACCCATCGAGAACTCCGGGTTCACCTACTCGCACACGTTCGGCACGCTCGGTACGTACGAATACTACTGCCAACCGCACCAGTCCGCCGGCATGGTCGGTACCATCGAAGTCGTCGAGTCCATCTCGACGCCCGCGCCGTCGAGCGTCCCCTCCGTGCCGGACTCCGCGAAGACCCTCGGCATCGCCACGACGTTCGCCATGGTCGCGACGATGGGGCTGGCGTTCTTCTTCCTCAAGTACGGCGGCGACTACGAGTTCGACGAGGAGTAG
- a CDS encoding MTH865 family protein codes for MADVEAELREELMAAFSDADYPVKNQMDLVPALPDGPGTRFEAGDGEVSFTAMEMAAKLGSHQNFPYDDAESLVDDVMEGLKAEGML; via the coding sequence ATGGCAGACGTAGAGGCGGAACTCCGCGAGGAACTCATGGCAGCGTTCAGCGACGCAGACTACCCCGTCAAGAACCAGATGGACCTCGTCCCCGCCCTCCCGGACGGTCCGGGCACGCGCTTCGAGGCGGGCGACGGCGAGGTGAGCTTCACCGCCATGGAGATGGCCGCCAAACTCGGCTCCCACCAGAACTTCCCGTACGACGACGCCGAGAGCCTCGTCGACGACGTGATGGAGGGACTGAAGGCCGAAGGGATGCTCTAG
- a CDS encoding M42 family metallopeptidase has translation MTDYEYEFDFELLKELTETSGVPGYEDRVRDVVRRELEPHVDEVRTDAMGNVVGTVEGDSDYSVAVAAHMDEIGFMVRHVTDEGFVQLDALGGWDPRVLKAQRVRIHTEDGDVTGVIGSPPPHTLSEEQKEKNDEVKDVYVDVGLDGDAAEETVDIGDLVTMEQTTVEMGEHVTGKALDDRVCLFAMLAAAERIEDPDVTVHFAATVQEEVGLRGATALGVDIDPDLAVALDVTVANDVPGFEAGDHVTKLGDGTAIKLKDGSVVTSPKVHRRLREVAESEDIDYQHEILPAGGTDTAGFQNTHGAKPVGAISVPTRYLHTVTESAHVADVDATIDLLTAFLDSETGEHDYTL, from the coding sequence ATGACCGACTACGAGTACGAGTTCGACTTCGAGTTGCTGAAGGAGTTGACCGAGACCAGCGGCGTCCCCGGCTACGAGGACCGCGTCCGCGACGTGGTTCGACGGGAACTGGAACCGCACGTTGACGAGGTGCGGACGGACGCGATGGGCAACGTCGTCGGGACGGTAGAGGGCGACTCAGACTACTCCGTCGCCGTCGCCGCACACATGGACGAAATCGGCTTCATGGTCAGGCACGTCACCGACGAGGGGTTCGTCCAGTTGGACGCCCTCGGCGGATGGGACCCGCGCGTGCTGAAGGCCCAGCGAGTGCGGATACACACCGAAGACGGTGACGTCACCGGCGTCATCGGGTCGCCGCCGCCGCACACGCTCTCGGAGGAGCAGAAAGAGAAGAACGACGAGGTGAAAGACGTGTACGTCGACGTCGGCCTCGACGGCGACGCGGCCGAGGAGACGGTCGACATCGGAGACTTGGTGACGATGGAACAGACGACCGTCGAGATGGGCGAGCACGTCACCGGGAAGGCCCTCGACGACCGGGTCTGCCTGTTCGCGATGCTGGCGGCCGCCGAACGAATCGAGGACCCCGACGTGACGGTGCACTTCGCCGCGACGGTCCAAGAGGAAGTCGGCCTCCGCGGGGCGACGGCGCTCGGCGTCGACATCGACCCGGACCTCGCCGTCGCCCTCGACGTGACCGTCGCCAACGACGTTCCGGGGTTCGAGGCGGGCGACCACGTGACGAAACTGGGCGACGGCACCGCGATAAAGCTGAAGGACGGCAGCGTCGTCACGAGTCCGAAGGTGCACCGCCGACTCCGCGAGGTGGCCGAGAGCGAGGACATCGACTACCAGCACGAGATTCTCCCCGCCGGCGGGACGGACACCGCCGGATTCCAGAACACCCACGGCGCAAAGCCCGTCGGCGCCATCTCCGTGCCGACGCGGTACCTCCACACGGTGACCGAGAGCGCCCACGTCGCCGACGTGGACGCGACCATCGACCTGCTGACGGCGTTCCTCGACTCGGAGACCGGCGAGCACGACTACACGCTCTGA
- a CDS encoding DUF420 domain-containing protein, with product MATASADNAVKEHPLAVTAVLSVVGYALVVGTFLGWVPGQVFPDLSLTQVNTLSDAIAAVNALNVLVIAAGWRWIRTGEVRKHAAAMVTSFTLILVFLVMYLSKIGGGGTKEFVGPAFVYYPYLAMLAIHIILSIVAVPVVLYALVLGLTHTPAELRTQTPHRRVGRIAAGSWLLSLSLGVVTYLLLNQVYGWRYVESATAALVAAPL from the coding sequence ATGGCAACTGCGAGCGCCGACAACGCGGTGAAGGAGCATCCGTTGGCCGTCACGGCCGTCCTCTCCGTCGTCGGCTACGCCCTCGTCGTCGGGACGTTCCTCGGGTGGGTGCCCGGCCAGGTGTTCCCCGACCTCTCGCTGACGCAGGTGAACACGCTGTCGGACGCCATCGCCGCCGTCAACGCCCTCAACGTCCTCGTCATCGCCGCCGGGTGGCGCTGGATTCGGACGGGCGAAGTGCGCAAACACGCCGCCGCGATGGTCACCTCGTTCACGCTCATCCTCGTCTTCCTCGTGATGTATCTGAGCAAAATCGGCGGCGGCGGCACGAAGGAGTTCGTCGGCCCGGCGTTCGTCTACTATCCCTATCTCGCCATGCTGGCGATTCACATTATCCTGTCCATCGTCGCGGTGCCCGTCGTCCTCTACGCCCTCGTCCTCGGCCTGACGCACACGCCCGCGGAACTCCGGACGCAGACGCCGCACCGACGCGTAGGCCGTATCGCCGCCGGGTCGTGGCTGCTGTCGCTCTCGCTCGGCGTCGTCACCTATCTCCTCCTGAATCAGGTGTACGGCTGGCGGTACGTCGAGTCCGCGACGGCGGCGCTGGTCGCGGCGCCGCTCTGA
- a CDS encoding NAD(P)-dependent glycerol-1-phosphate dehydrogenase, producing MFEKSTWIKLPRNVLMGHGVVDDLADAVDELYLTGRPFLVTSPTPDRVAGEAVRGQFDDPASVTIETASFETVERVVDAAEAADAGYLLALGGGKVIDTAKMASERLGCGFVSVPTAASHDGIVSGRSSIPEGDTRHSVAADPPLAVVADTSILVEAPWELTTAGCADIISNYTAVKDWQLAHRLKNVEYSEYGGALSQMTAEMLVGSAESIKPGLEESAWVVVKALLSSGVAMSIAGTSRPASGAEHLFSHQLDRLVPGRALHGHQVGVGSVLTEYLHSGENGEWRDIRDALDEVGAPTTADGLDIDDETVIEALTTAHTIRNRYTILGDGVSEDAAREAATFTGVI from the coding sequence ATGTTCGAGAAGTCGACGTGGATCAAGCTCCCGCGGAACGTCCTCATGGGCCACGGCGTCGTCGACGACCTCGCGGACGCGGTGGACGAACTCTACCTCACCGGGCGGCCGTTCCTCGTGACGAGTCCGACTCCCGACCGGGTCGCCGGCGAGGCGGTCCGCGGGCAGTTCGACGACCCCGCCTCCGTCACCATCGAGACGGCGAGTTTCGAGACGGTCGAGCGCGTCGTCGACGCCGCGGAGGCGGCCGACGCGGGCTACCTCCTCGCCCTCGGCGGTGGGAAGGTCATCGACACCGCGAAGATGGCCTCCGAGCGACTCGGCTGCGGGTTCGTCTCCGTGCCGACCGCCGCCAGCCACGACGGCATCGTCTCCGGGCGCTCCTCCATCCCCGAGGGGGACACGCGCCACTCCGTCGCCGCCGACCCGCCGTTGGCCGTCGTCGCCGACACGTCCATCCTCGTGGAAGCGCCGTGGGAACTCACCACCGCGGGCTGTGCGGACATCATCTCGAACTACACAGCAGTGAAAGACTGGCAACTCGCCCACCGCCTGAAGAACGTCGAGTACTCCGAGTACGGCGGCGCGCTCTCGCAGATGACCGCCGAGATGCTCGTCGGCAGCGCCGAGTCCATCAAACCCGGTCTCGAAGAGTCCGCGTGGGTGGTCGTGAAGGCGCTGCTCTCCTCGGGCGTGGCGATGTCCATCGCGGGCACCTCTCGACCCGCCTCCGGCGCCGAGCACCTGTTCAGCCACCAACTCGACCGCCTCGTCCCCGGCCGCGCCCTGCACGGCCACCAGGTCGGCGTCGGGTCCGTCCTCACCGAGTACCTCCACAGCGGCGAGAACGGCGAGTGGCGCGACATCCGCGACGCCCTCGACGAGGTGGGCGCGCCGACGACGGCGGACGGTCTCGACATCGACGACGAGACGGTCATCGAGGCGCTGACGACGGCGCACACCATCCGCAACCGGTACACTATCCTCGGCGATGGCGTGAGTGAGGACGCGGCGCGGGAAGCGGCGACGTTCACGGGTGTTATCTAA
- a CDS encoding TMEM165/GDT1 family protein: MSGYLEILVVAFVTQLAVLPGEKVQFIIAALATRYRPLVVVAAAGSAFAGWTALEILFGQALRATLPPLALDAITAVLFLTFAVLLYRSAPAEEEAHEDIAAQTDGGFVNLAERVDLPAPVERVSGSFGGFIPIFAMMAAGEFGDKTQLVTIGLAVEYGATSAIWAGEMLAIIPVSLANAYFFHTFSHRFDVRKAHFVSAALFLFFGLDTVLSMTTGFSVWEAAVGAVTHALGVA, translated from the coding sequence GTGAGCGGCTACCTCGAAATCCTCGTCGTCGCCTTCGTCACCCAGTTAGCGGTGCTGCCCGGCGAGAAGGTGCAGTTCATCATCGCCGCCCTCGCCACGCGCTACCGCCCCCTCGTCGTCGTCGCCGCCGCGGGGTCGGCGTTCGCCGGGTGGACCGCCCTGGAGATTCTGTTCGGACAGGCGCTCCGGGCGACGCTTCCGCCCCTCGCCCTCGACGCGATAACGGCGGTGCTGTTTCTGACGTTCGCGGTGCTCCTCTACCGTTCCGCGCCCGCCGAGGAAGAGGCGCACGAGGACATCGCGGCCCAGACCGACGGCGGGTTCGTGAACCTCGCAGAGCGCGTGGATTTGCCGGCGCCGGTAGAGCGCGTCTCGGGGTCGTTCGGCGGCTTCATCCCCATCTTCGCGATGATGGCCGCCGGCGAGTTCGGGGACAAGACGCAGTTGGTCACCATCGGACTGGCCGTCGAGTACGGCGCCACCTCCGCCATCTGGGCCGGCGAGATGCTCGCCATCATCCCCGTGAGCCTCGCGAACGCCTACTTCTTCCACACGTTCTCCCACCGCTTCGACGTGCGGAAGGCGCACTTCGTCTCCGCAGCCCTGTTCCTGTTCTTTGGGCTCGACACGGTGCTGTCGATGACGACGGGGTTCTCCGTCTGGGAGGCCGCCGTCGGGGCCGTCACGCACGCCCTCGGCGTCGCCTGA